GATGGAAGCGTCTTTCACGAGGCGCACCGCGGCTTTGCCGGTGGTTCCCTGCGCGGTGAGCACCGGTTTCCCGAATACCTTCGCCATCAGCAACGACAGGTAATCGGCTTCCGCGCGGAACACCGGTTCGTATACGATCCCGTTTTTCGGGTCGAGCACTACCGTGGCGCCGCCCTCACGGATCACCGCCGGCGTGGGCAGGATGCGGGGGAGCTGGCCGGCGGGCAAAAGCGACAGCGCTTCGTTGCGGCGATATACGTCTTCGGGCGTGGTTTGCACTTTAGTATCCTTCGCGGTGCGGCGCAGCTGTTTCTCCGTTGTGGAAGGCGTTACCGCGAATTCAATGGCATGGCCTTTCGAGGGCTCGCTGTCCCAAACGATATAGGGGCCGGCGGGCGCGTCGGTAAAATGCGTCACCCAGGCAACGGACACGATGTTGATTTTGAGCGAATCTCCCGGCTTCAATCCTCCGAAACCAGCCACTGGCTTCAACCGGAACAGGTCGCCGTTGATGTGCGCCGCTTCAATCCCAGGCGCTACCTCACCGGGCGACACCATGCGGATGAAGTTGTAGTAGATCGTCCAGCCTTTGGCGGGCAACGCCTGCTTCGAACGATTGACGAGCGTGAAGGTCGACAAGGTCTGCGCCTTGCCCTGGTAGCCGTTTTCCACTACTTCCCAACGCATTTGCAATCCCCTTGCGGGGAATGCCGGCGATTGCGCCAGGGCGCAGCAGGAGAGTAAAAGGCATAAAATGGTAAGTCTGTTTCGCATATCATCAGGATTTCCGCGGGTGGCATCGCCTGCCCTGCGGTGTGCTTATTTTTTATGGAGATTTTTATGGATCGCATCCAGCAGATAGCCTTTCGGATCGCTGGAATATTCCCAGAACATGACGCCGCCGAGTTTGTTGGCATGGACGTAGCGGCATTTTTCCTTGACGGATGCTTCATCGTCGTAAGAAATAAAGACGCGCTGGCCGGGATGCCAAAGATAAGGCGCTTTGGCGCGTTTATCCCAATGGCGTTCAAATCCTTTGGCGGGCAGGCTGTCTTTGATGAAAGAATATCCCCCGCCCCGGTACCCGCCGATTGCGGCGCGGTTGAGCCCGCGGGCGGTATCGCTGGCCACTTTCCAACCGCGGCCGTAAAACGCGATGCCCATCACGATCTTTTCGGCCGGTACGCCCGCCGCGAGGAAAAGCCCGATGGAACGGTGGGCCGAAGATTCTTCCGGGTTATCCGTGGAACCGAAAAGGTTGGTATGATGGCCGGAGATGCCGTTGGGATTGGTTTTGTAATCGTACGACATGATGTTGATGAAATCCTGGTACTGCGCGGCTTTGGCCATTTCCGTATTGTCCACGAAGCTTTTGCTGCCGCCTACGGCCGAGGTGAGCAGGTATTTGCGGCCGGTTTCTTTCTCCAGCGTATCGAGCGAAGCGCGGAGGGCGGCGAACATCAGCGTGAAATTTTGCTTGTCTTCCGGCCGGTACACGTTGCCCTCTTCCCCGGGGATGCCGGGATATTCCCAGTCGATATCCACGCCGTCGAGCTGGTATTTGCGGATAATATCCACCGAGGTGTGGGCGAACAGTTTGCGCCCGGCTTCGGTGAGCACGGCATCGGAGAAGTTTTCGCTCCATGCCCATCCGCCGATGGAGATGAGGATTTTGAGGTCGGGATTGCGGGATTTGAGGGCGTTGAGCTTCCGGAAGTTGACGGTGTCTGTGGCGAGGTTGGTGAGCCAGGCCTGACCGTGCTGCACATCCACGAAAGCGTAGTTGATGTGCGTGATTTTTTCCACCAAGATGGATTCCGGATCTGTGATCAGCCCCCGGAATCCGCCTACATAGGCGATCACGACGGGTTTTGAACGTGGAGGGCGCGCGGCGGAGAATGCTGCGGCAGCACCGGCGATGAGGAGCAGCGCCGGGATGGCGGCGCGCATTGGCTTGGAGAATAGACGCATGTTTAAAAATAGTATATTTACGATCTAAATTCAACCCTTTGAAATACATCTGCTCCCTGCTACTGGCGGGCATCGCGGCAACCGCCTGCAACTCCGGCGGCAAATCCACCCCTGCCGATTCGGGGAAAGTCCATATCATCCACCAGGCTTTGCCGTCCAACGACCCTAAAGGCGTATTTACCGGCGATTTCGGCGGGAGTCCCATTTACATCAGCATCAATTTCGCCCGCGGCAAAAACGTTGCGGGATACAATACGCACAAAGGCCTGCGGCGCAACCTACATGGCGAGATGACGCAGGACGGCGATGTGTGGCGCCTCCGCCTGGAGGAACCCGGCGACCATCCCTACGACGGCGTTTTCAGCGTCCGGCTTTCTCAAGACATGAAAACCATGGAAGGAATATGGGCCCCGCTGCACAAGGATTCCGCCTCTTCCAAAAAATTCTCCCTCAAAAGAATCGACAACGCGCAAGGCGAAGTTTTCATGGCCAGCGACTCCGGCAGCATTTCGTTCCTAATAGACGGTTCATGCCGGCTGGAGTACTATCCCAACGACAGTATTTCCACCGGACAAATGGAAATCCTCCGCGGCACCTGGTCGAGAACGAAGGACACTTTCCTGGTCAACTGGCTGCGGAACGATCCCCAGGGCAACAAAACCGGCCGTTTCATCCTGCATACTTCGACCAATCCCCACGGATATGACGAGGACAGCATTACGGGCGAGGGCTTCACTTTTTATTTTGTTCCATGAGGCTGGCCCTCCAAATGGCAGCCGCCATACTTATCCTCTATGCATCCTGGCTGATGGTGCTGCTGAGTTTGCCGTACACGTCCTTCGAACCGCAAATCGAATTCCTTTTCACCAAACAGCTGGTGTACAAAATACACCATTGGCGATGGAGCTTTTACCTGCATGTGTTCGTGAGCACGGCAGTGCTGGTGGCGGGATTGTTCCAGTTCAGCCGCTATCTTTTGCAGCGGCATCCGGGCGTCCACCGGGTGGCGGGATACGTGTATGTGGTAACGGTAATCGCGCTGAGCGGGCCCAGCGGGCTGGTGATGGGATATTATGCGAACGGGGGCGCCTGGGCGCAGGTGAGCTTTATACTGCTGGCCGTTTGGTGGATCGGTTTCACGGCGATGGCGATGTGGTATATCCGGAAAAAAACTGGAAAAAGCATGCAGACATGATGGCCCGCAGTTATGCGCTCACGCTGTCTGCCGTCACGCTCCGGTTTTATGTTTTCGTTATAGCCGCACTCGGCCTGGAAATTGCTCCGCGCACGGCTTACATCTGGATCGCCTGGCTCAGCTGGACGTTGAACCTCCTGCTGGCGGAGTATCTCATCCGGAAACGGGTATTTACCGCATGGCGAGCGGAACGGATTTCGGCGTGAAGCGGCCTTCCGGACTGATGGCAAAATATTCCACCCCCACTTCATTCATTTCTTCCATTTTATTTTCGGCGTAGCCGTTCTGCGCGGGGTCTTTTTCGTACCGCACAGCGAATTTGCGCACTTCCACTTCGCCATTGCCTGTGATCTTCCCCACCCGGAAAGGCTCATCCAGGATGCGATGACCGCCTACGATCATTTTGTCGAGCAGCTTGCCGTTGGCGTCGAAGCTGGCGAGGTAATAGCAATAGGGCGCGCCTTCGTCCATCATCACATCCTGCACGGCGTAAGTGAGTACGGTGAATTGCGGCGTGGATTGTACACTCCCGATGTAATAGTATTCGCTGCCCACGTCGCGGGAGAATTTGGCGTTCCGCATTTCGGGGATGAATTTCTCGAAATCGTAGGTAACGTTACTGAACGATTTGTCTTCCCTGAATTTCGTATCGAACACCACGGGCAATTCCAGCGGCTGGAATTCGTGGGAGAAGAGTTTCCAGAGGAGGCGGTCGGGATCGCTGGCGCCGGAGAGCGCTGCCGTTATCTCGTTGTCAAAGCGCCAGCGGATTTCGCGCAGCGGGGCGAGGTCGCTGTCTTTGTAGATCTGCGCCGTATTTGTATAGCCGAATTCGATGGCGGACACGAGGTAATGGAAGGCGCTGTCTTCCTTGCCGGATTTGGCGTACAGGCAGGCGGTGTTGTATAGTAATTTGGAAACGGGTTTATATCCCAGCAGGTCGGCGATATGATAGGCTTGCAGCGCTTGTTCCACGCTGAGTCTGGCTTGCATGGAGGCAGATCCGTCACCCATTTCAGAGAGGGCGTTGCCATATTCGAAGAAAGCGGCTGCGCGGGGGGCTTTGAGGATGGATTGACGAAAGAGCGGCAATGCAGCCGCGGGATTTTCCTGGTTGCGGTACACATCGATCGCCTGACGAAAAAGTCTGTCGGCTTCATTTTCGGGAAGATCTTTCCTGGAAGTGAAAAGCAGGACGCTGTCCTCGTTCAGGTGATAACCTTCCGTCAGCGTATATGCGGAGTTGTTAGACGATCCGGTTTTGATTTCGCCGTTTTGCTGGCAGGCTGCGGCGGATAATATGATGGCGATCAGGGGGATGTGGCGCATAGGGGATGAAATTTCCGCTTCAAATATACGGTTATTCCATATAAAAGGTTTCCCCCGGGCGGAGGCGGGAGCGCCGCTGCGCGGGGGAAACCAGGTAACATTCAAAGGATCATTGGTTCAGTTTGAAACGGATGGGAACATTGAACCAGACGGCCACATTACGCCCGTTCTGGCGGCCGGCTTTCCATTTCGGCATTTTCCGGATCACGCGGAGCGCCTCTTCTTCGCAACCCGCGCCCACTTTTCTGCCGGTTGTTTCTACATTGGTGATGGAACCGTCTACATTCACGACGAATTTTACAAAAACAGTCCCTTCGATGCCGGATTCTGACGCCATGTGCGGGTAGCGCATGTGGTCGTTGAGAAACGCGTACATAGCTTTTTCACCTCCGGGGAACTCCGGCATTATTTCCACGAAAGTGGGGAAATCCTCTTTCTTCTTCACCTCCGGCACTTCGATCACCCTGGTACCTTCCGGCACGCTTTCGAATGGGTTATCCACGCCGCCGGGTTCGCCTGCAATGTCTTTAGTGCTGATGGCCACGTCCTTCAATTCGTCCATCGTTTTCATTTCATCCTCCGGGTTCACTTTATCATCTTCCACTACTTTAACGGTCACATGTTTTACGGAAGCGGTTTGCGGCGGGGGCTCCACGGCGCGGGGCGGCGGGGGCGTGAATTTCCTTTCTTCCGGAGGCACCTCTATCATATCCGGCGCTTCGAAAATGACGGGCTTCACCACATTTTCAGCGGCTTTGGAATTTGAAGCCCATGTGTAGGCACCAATGCAGAGGAGGACAATCCCCGCCATGCCAGCCACGGCGTTGCGGACGCGGCGGTCATACTTGCGGCGGAGGTCGTAGGCGCCGTAATCTTTATTGCGGGAATTGAAGAGAATGTCGAGGAAGTCTGGTTTAGGCATTTGGGAGGTATTCATGGCGATAACGTTTAACAGGAAGATGCCCCGCCCTTACTATTTCCATAAACGATTCCCGGCGCCGTTTTTAACATATTGAACCTTTTAACGTTACGATTGTTCTACAAACGTAACCGCTGTTGTTAAACGGATACATACCTTGTATGAGTTGCTGTTTCCCGAACATAATAAGGCGGATGGTCTGCTTGACCGCTGTGCTGACAACCGTTGCCGGAAATACCCATGCCCAGCAGGGAGGCGCGACCGGCCCCGCATACACGCTGGAAGAATGCGTGCAGTATGCCCTCCGCAACCAGAACAACGTCGTCAACGCCCGGCTGTCGCGGCAGATGTCTACAGAAAAGATCCGTGAAACCCGCGGCTACCTGCTCCCGCACGCCAACATCACCGGTAATTTCACCGATAACCTGAAACTCCAGACCTCTCTCATCCCCGACTTTACGGGCGACCCCAATAATAAAGTCCCCGTGCAATTCGGCACCAAATTCTCCTCAGCGATCACCGGCGAAGTGACACAAACCCTCATCAACAGCGACTACTTCCTCGGCCTCAAAGCCGCCAGGGTATACGACGAACTGGCCGTCCGCGATTACGAGCGCGCCGCTATCGATACCCGCGTTCAGGTTAGCGTCGCTTATTTTAATGTGCTTGTCAGCCAGGAAAGCATCCGGCTGGTGGAAACCAACCTCGCCCAGTTCGGTAAAACCCTCAAGGATACACGCGCCCGGTACGACGAAGGCGTGGCCGAGCGCATCGATGTGGATCGTATCCAGACCTCTTACAACAGTGTGGAAGCACAGCGCGCCAATCTCCAGCGGCAGCTGGATTACACTTACGACGTCCTCAAGTTCCAGATGGGCATGCCCATCGATTCTCCGGTTGCGGTGAAGGAAAATATCCGTTCGTTTACCGACGACATGCCCGATAGCCTTAACTACCGCTTCCTCGACCGGCCCGAATACGCCATGCAGCGCGTGCAGGTGGAGCTGGACCGGCTCAGCCTCAAAAGCAAGAGACTGCAGATCATTCCTACCCTCAACGCATTCGTCAATTACGGTTTCAACTATTTTTCCGAAAACTTCGGCGATTTGTATAAAACCGGCTTCGGCACTTCCGCTCTCGGCGTCCGCCTTACCTGGCCCATTTTCTCCGGAACAGAAAGGATTTACGCCGCCCGCCAGCTCGCCCTCACCCTGCAGCAAAGCGAAAACAACTTACAATATCTCGGCCAGCAAATCCAGCTGGAAGTGCGGGAAGGGTGGACTTCCTACCG
Above is a genomic segment from Chitinophaga pollutisoli containing:
- a CDS encoding TPR end-of-group domain-containing protein, whose amino-acid sequence is MRHIPLIAIILSAAACQQNGEIKTGSSNNSAYTLTEGYHLNEDSVLLFTSRKDLPENEADRLFRQAIDVYRNQENPAAALPLFRQSILKAPRAAAFFEYGNALSEMGDGSASMQARLSVEQALQAYHIADLLGYKPVSKLLYNTACLYAKSGKEDSAFHYLVSAIEFGYTNTAQIYKDSDLAPLREIRWRFDNEITAALSGASDPDRLLWKLFSHEFQPLELPVVFDTKFREDKSFSNVTYDFEKFIPEMRNAKFSRDVGSEYYYIGSVQSTPQFTVLTYAVQDVMMDEGAPYCYYLASFDANGKLLDKMIVGGHRILDEPFRVGKITGNGEVEVRKFAVRYEKDPAQNGYAENKMEEMNEVGVEYFAISPEGRFTPKSVPLAMR
- a CDS encoding glycoside hydrolase family 18 protein, which produces MRLFSKPMRAAIPALLLIAGAAAAFSAARPPRSKPVVIAYVGGFRGLITDPESILVEKITHINYAFVDVQHGQAWLTNLATDTVNFRKLNALKSRNPDLKILISIGGWAWSENFSDAVLTEAGRKLFAHTSVDIIRKYQLDGVDIDWEYPGIPGEEGNVYRPEDKQNFTLMFAALRASLDTLEKETGRKYLLTSAVGGSKSFVDNTEMAKAAQYQDFINIMSYDYKTNPNGISGHHTNLFGSTDNPEESSAHRSIGLFLAAGVPAEKIVMGIAFYGRGWKVASDTARGLNRAAIGGYRGGGYSFIKDSLPAKGFERHWDKRAKAPYLWHPGQRVFISYDDEASVKEKCRYVHANKLGGVMFWEYSSDPKGYLLDAIHKNLHKK
- a CDS encoding energy transducer TonB, whose protein sequence is MPKPDFLDILFNSRNKDYGAYDLRRKYDRRVRNAVAGMAGIVLLCIGAYTWASNSKAAENVVKPVIFEAPDMIEVPPEERKFTPPPPRAVEPPPQTASVKHVTVKVVEDDKVNPEDEMKTMDELKDVAISTKDIAGEPGGVDNPFESVPEGTRVIEVPEVKKKEDFPTFVEIMPEFPGGEKAMYAFLNDHMRYPHMASESGIEGTVFVKFVVNVDGSITNVETTGRKVGAGCEEEALRVIRKMPKWKAGRQNGRNVAVWFNVPIRFKLNQ
- a CDS encoding TolC family protein, producing MVCLTAVLTTVAGNTHAQQGGATGPAYTLEECVQYALRNQNNVVNARLSRQMSTEKIRETRGYLLPHANITGNFTDNLKLQTSLIPDFTGDPNNKVPVQFGTKFSSAITGEVTQTLINSDYFLGLKAARVYDELAVRDYERAAIDTRVQVSVAYFNVLVSQESIRLVETNLAQFGKTLKDTRARYDEGVAERIDVDRIQTSYNSVEAQRANLQRQLDYTYDVLKFQMGMPIDSPVAVKENIRSFTDDMPDSLNYRFLDRPEYAMQRVQVELDRLSLKSKRLQIIPTLNAFVNYGFNYFSENFGDLYKTGFGTSALGVRLTWPIFSGTERIYAARQLALTLQQSENNLQYLGQQIQLEVREGWTSYRNNLNSLNTQEKNMALTQGIYDRVVLKYEEGVATSLDVLSADSELKTAQNDYINALINTLISKVKLDQAMGKIKAE